From one Actinomyces sp. Marseille-P3109 genomic stretch:
- a CDS encoding sensor histidine kinase, translated as MMWWTVALCSVALALIVCAVLLARSQCSLQRTRGELARLRAFHEERMRRPNVLSHELRTPLTVVRGAAELLLDESAGPLNPDQRRFVQTIAENSNQVIEMASDLLAEASLESDLFNLRLEWTEMRQLVRRCVAQLRRVHTASIRMDNHGAPLRIQVDPRLMGQAVTNVVNNAARHAGEGVSILVRVTESEETVTVSVSDDGTGMPPQDRALLFTPFATGGSRRPGTGLGMMITQRIVELHGGKILVDTISRKGTTVFLTLPRTWREPDREEATTGE; from the coding sequence ATGATGTGGTGGACTGTGGCCCTCTGCTCAGTTGCTCTCGCCCTGATCGTCTGCGCGGTTCTTCTCGCCCGTTCCCAGTGCTCCCTTCAGCGCACCCGCGGGGAGCTCGCCCGTCTGCGAGCCTTTCATGAGGAGCGGATGCGCCGCCCCAACGTGCTGTCCCATGAGCTGCGCACCCCCCTGACCGTGGTACGCGGTGCCGCCGAGCTGCTCCTCGACGAGAGCGCAGGCCCGCTCAATCCCGATCAGAGGCGCTTTGTCCAAACGATTGCGGAGAACTCCAATCAGGTCATCGAGATGGCCTCCGATCTCCTGGCCGAGGCCAGTTTGGAATCCGATCTGTTCAACCTGCGCCTGGAGTGGACCGAGATGCGCCAGCTCGTGCGCAGGTGCGTCGCCCAGCTGCGCCGGGTGCACACCGCCTCCATCCGCATGGATAACCACGGGGCACCGCTGCGCATTCAGGTCGACCCCCGCCTGATGGGGCAGGCCGTCACCAATGTTGTGAACAACGCCGCCCGGCACGCGGGCGAAGGCGTGTCCATTCTTGTGCGCGTCACCGAGTCCGAGGAGACCGTCACCGTGTCCGTCTCCGACGACGGCACGGGTATGCCCCCGCAGGACCGGGCCCTACTGTTCACTCCCTTCGCCACCGGCGGCTCCCGGCGCCCGGGAACCGGCCTGGGGATGATGATCACCCAGCGCATCGTCGAGCTCCATGGCGGGAAGATCCTGGTCGATACCATCTCCCGAAAAGGGACGACCGTGTTTCTCACTCTTCCACGCACATGGCGGGAACCCGATCGCGAGGAGGCGACTACAGGTGAGTGA
- a CDS encoding DJ-1 family glyoxalase III: MPAFHAPTDQKTDKAVAVFIAPGLEEVEALATVDILFRAGVPTTMISVTPERAVTSSHNIVVTCDLTLAEANLADYDMLVLPGGLPGTPNLKAVEPLMAAVSERVRAGRPVAAICAAPSILAELGLLEGRRATSNPGFVGVLADHGAQVSQAAVVTDGPVITSRGMGTAIDFGLEIVRHYLGEEAVDDVKAKIVYQG; encoded by the coding sequence ATGCCCGCTTTCCACGCTCCCACCGACCAGAAGACCGACAAGGCGGTCGCCGTCTTCATCGCGCCGGGACTGGAGGAGGTCGAGGCGCTGGCGACCGTGGACATCCTCTTCCGCGCCGGCGTCCCGACGACGATGATCTCGGTGACCCCCGAGCGGGCCGTCACCTCCTCCCACAACATCGTCGTCACCTGCGACCTCACCCTGGCCGAGGCGAACCTGGCCGACTACGACATGCTCGTCCTGCCCGGCGGCCTCCCCGGCACCCCTAACCTCAAGGCCGTTGAGCCGCTCATGGCCGCGGTCTCCGAGCGGGTGCGCGCCGGCAGGCCGGTGGCCGCGATCTGCGCCGCCCCCTCGATCCTGGCCGAGCTGGGCCTGCTCGAGGGCCGCCGGGCGACGTCGAACCCCGGCTTCGTAGGCGTGCTCGCCGATCACGGGGCGCAGGTCAGCCAGGCCGCCGTCGTGACCGACGGCCCTGTCATCACCTCCCGCGGCATGGGCACCGCCATCGACTTCGGCCTGGAGATCGTGCGCCACTACCTCGGCGAGGAGGCCGTCGACGACGTCAAGGCCAAGATCGTCTACCAGGGCTGA
- a CDS encoding SdpI family protein: protein MVETVFSVLMSLILCSAGVVLVLLGRRMSQHRLPPSSWTGVRYEIALRSEENWYTMQARCAAATKGLGVVFIDSALLFAVQAALPETISILVPMIVMLIQTAAGIAILHVQARKCAATLTRNA, encoded by the coding sequence ATGGTTGAGACAGTTTTTTCCGTACTCATGAGCCTGATCCTGTGCTCGGCCGGAGTCGTGCTCGTACTGTTGGGGCGCCGGATGTCGCAGCACAGGCTCCCGCCGAGCTCGTGGACGGGAGTGCGTTACGAGATCGCTCTCCGATCCGAGGAGAACTGGTACACGATGCAGGCCCGGTGCGCAGCGGCGACTAAGGGATTGGGCGTGGTCTTCATCGACTCGGCTCTCCTGTTCGCCGTTCAGGCGGCCCTGCCTGAGACGATCTCGATCCTGGTCCCCATGATCGTCATGCTGATTCAGACGGCAGCCGGCATCGCGATCCTTCATGTTCAGGCCCGCAAGTGCGCCGCGACCCTGACGAGGAATGCATGA
- a CDS encoding PspC domain-containing protein produces MNDTPTPPPDGDSPAGSNSSSPSSPHGADGAQHSSQAGPQYGPQYGPQYGPASSYQQYGGPQPEPRNSSTRRFFDSLRGSGLMRTNERWIAGVAGGVAYRFGLDPILVRCVWVVLSIFSGVGLVLYGVAWALLPEESDGRIHLEEAFAGRFSAGLAGAIGTTIVGMSTLDNGFIPSWYVELWGIPGVAAPVWSLFWLGLTVLAVILAVRFAQNRRGRRRDPQGPQPWQTTQHGATPSSGSRPGDQTSQAAPTGSSSAAGSSAASDSSISSAPGSGPSASAFGRPANGPTWQNRSYRQYQPYQPAPAPVRPPRPRRPGPGSSVSLAVLGLGLLAGAGVWYATATHHVGLLQGQFILIGTLVALLGAGIFISGLRRRHGGWMTVLGWPALFVMAIPALVAASVTPPSLAHMPFAVITDSATFDSTTVTWKELSSSASGGSVTRSKDIGDLTLDLRGMPADEAGRLSTINAHLDVGRLRIKTDADQPVTIKTKVDMGSVESRVSRAWTVNGKQMAPDEEGATTYDVNGKTVSSYKNDHGGLNITSTLTSPGGGDGRQAITINASVDTGTIEVTDQGDNISWHGNADESVWIVNYWSDEHGDVHRGSLPIPGMNHQAITVDDAEACIRSAHESVDADDRSGSANWRDLSDLTSKERASYDACVQKALAGQSAARPITSPAPSGAATPAPSQTPTEQQAPAEAPADAG; encoded by the coding sequence ATGAACGACACGCCCACTCCACCGCCTGACGGCGACTCTCCCGCCGGCTCCAATTCCTCATCCCCTTCCTCCCCCCACGGCGCCGACGGCGCCCAGCACAGCTCCCAAGCGGGCCCGCAGTATGGGCCGCAGTACGGACCACAGTACGGACCCGCCTCCTCCTACCAGCAGTACGGGGGTCCCCAGCCCGAGCCCCGGAACAGCTCGACCCGCCGCTTCTTCGACTCCCTGCGCGGCTCGGGCCTCATGCGCACGAACGAGCGCTGGATCGCCGGCGTGGCCGGCGGCGTGGCCTACCGCTTCGGCCTGGACCCCATCCTGGTGCGCTGTGTATGGGTGGTGCTCTCGATCTTCTCCGGCGTCGGACTGGTTCTCTACGGCGTGGCCTGGGCGCTCCTTCCCGAGGAGTCCGACGGGCGCATTCATCTGGAGGAGGCTTTCGCCGGCCGTTTCAGCGCAGGTCTGGCGGGTGCCATCGGCACGACGATCGTTGGCATGTCGACGCTCGACAACGGTTTCATCCCCAGCTGGTACGTCGAGCTGTGGGGTATCCCAGGGGTGGCGGCCCCCGTGTGGTCACTCTTCTGGCTGGGGCTGACCGTCCTGGCTGTCATCCTCGCCGTTCGTTTCGCTCAGAACCGTCGCGGACGTCGGCGTGACCCTCAGGGGCCCCAGCCCTGGCAGACCACTCAGCACGGCGCCACGCCGTCATCGGGGAGCCGCCCTGGTGACCAGACCAGTCAGGCCGCGCCCACGGGCTCCTCCTCGGCGGCCGGGTCATCGGCAGCCTCAGACTCCTCCATCTCCTCCGCGCCCGGCTCCGGCCCCAGTGCCTCAGCCTTCGGCCGGCCTGCCAACGGCCCGACCTGGCAGAACCGCTCCTACCGGCAGTACCAGCCCTACCAGCCGGCCCCCGCGCCGGTCCGTCCGCCGCGCCCGCGTCGCCCCGGCCCCGGTTCCTCGGTGTCGTTGGCCGTCCTGGGCCTGGGGCTTCTGGCCGGAGCGGGAGTCTGGTACGCCACGGCGACCCACCACGTCGGCCTGCTCCAGGGCCAGTTCATCCTCATCGGTACCCTGGTGGCGCTCCTGGGCGCGGGTATCTTCATCAGCGGCCTGCGCCGTCGGCACGGCGGCTGGATGACGGTGCTGGGCTGGCCGGCTCTGTTCGTCATGGCGATCCCCGCTCTCGTGGCCGCCTCGGTCACACCCCCGAGCCTGGCCCACATGCCCTTCGCAGTCATCACGGACTCGGCCACGTTCGACTCGACCACGGTCACCTGGAAGGAGCTGTCGTCGTCGGCCAGTGGGGGCAGCGTCACCCGCAGCAAGGACATCGGCGACCTCACCCTGGACCTGCGTGGCATGCCCGCGGATGAGGCCGGCCGACTCTCGACGATCAACGCCCACCTCGACGTCGGGCGCCTGCGCATTAAAACCGATGCGGACCAGCCGGTGACGATCAAGACCAAGGTCGACATGGGCTCGGTGGAGTCAAGGGTCTCCCGGGCCTGGACCGTCAACGGCAAGCAGATGGCGCCCGATGAGGAGGGGGCGACCACCTACGACGTGAACGGCAAGACCGTCTCCTCCTACAAGAACGACCACGGTGGCCTGAACATCACGTCCACCCTGACGTCCCCCGGCGGCGGGGACGGGCGGCAGGCGATCACGATCAACGCCTCTGTGGACACCGGGACGATCGAGGTCACCGACCAGGGCGACAACATCTCCTGGCACGGCAACGCCGATGAGTCCGTGTGGATCGTCAACTACTGGTCCGATGAGCACGGAGACGTTCATCGCGGTTCGCTGCCGATCCCGGGCATGAACCACCAGGCCATCACGGTCGACGACGCCGAGGCCTGCATCCGCTCCGCCCACGAGAGCGTGGACGCCGATGATCGCAGTGGGAGCGCCAACTGGCGGGATCTGTCCGACCTCACCTCCAAGGAGCGCGCCTCCTACGACGCCTGCGTGCAGAAGGCCCTGGCCGGGCAGAGCGCCGCCCGACCGATCACGAGTCCGGCCCCCTCAGGAGCAGCCACGCCGGCGCCGTCCCAGACACCCACCGAGCAGCAGGCTCCCGCCGAGGCCCCGGCAGACGCCGGCTGA
- a CDS encoding ATP-binding protein, whose product MRRPARIAGVCAGLGLHLGIPVRYVRAMVAVLALGGGAGAFLYALLWATLPGESSPTGSESASPLSRARLATRPGGGGGAEGARGSEDGGSVSGLSQTVIDGGSLILAALFLAAWRFGLLDRVGAVGIVVVIIAGAALAWSQMDNLVGPDRNLGAILRVAGGVCLAVVGILVWVAADSSPYKLISGLVTGGALVAGIGVVLAPLWLRTNRALADTRAAEIREAERADIAAHLHDSVLQTLTLIRKRADEPETVARLARSQERELRAWLYTDRPAPGTSVADAFTDLAGEIEDRHGVAVDVVCVGDRAPDRDTEVIVAATREALSNAVRHGAPPVSLYVEAGDQRLEVFVRDRGPGFDLDSIAEDRHGVRESIIARMERHGGSARVRRMATGTEVALSLPA is encoded by the coding sequence CTGCGCAGGCCCGCCCGCATCGCCGGGGTCTGCGCGGGACTGGGCCTTCACCTGGGTATCCCCGTGCGCTACGTCCGCGCGATGGTGGCAGTTCTCGCGCTCGGGGGCGGCGCGGGAGCCTTCCTCTACGCCCTGCTGTGGGCGACGCTGCCCGGGGAGAGCTCTCCGACAGGATCCGAGTCCGCGTCACCGCTCTCCCGGGCCCGCCTGGCCACCCGCCCCGGGGGCGGCGGAGGCGCTGAGGGAGCGAGGGGCAGCGAGGACGGCGGTTCCGTCTCCGGCCTGTCGCAGACGGTCATCGACGGCGGCTCCCTCATCCTGGCGGCCCTCTTCCTGGCCGCATGGCGCTTCGGACTGCTGGACCGGGTGGGCGCGGTGGGAATCGTCGTCGTCATCATCGCCGGTGCGGCTCTGGCCTGGTCCCAGATGGACAACCTCGTCGGCCCGGACCGCAATCTGGGCGCCATCCTGCGGGTCGCGGGCGGGGTGTGCCTGGCCGTCGTCGGCATCCTGGTGTGGGTGGCCGCGGACAGCTCTCCGTACAAGCTCATCTCCGGTCTTGTCACCGGAGGGGCGCTCGTGGCGGGGATCGGCGTGGTCCTGGCGCCCCTGTGGCTGCGGACCAACCGAGCCCTGGCCGATACCCGAGCCGCTGAGATCCGCGAGGCCGAGCGCGCCGACATCGCCGCCCACCTGCACGACTCCGTCCTCCAGACCCTCACCCTCATCCGCAAGCGCGCCGACGAACCCGAGACGGTCGCCCGCCTGGCCCGTTCCCAGGAGCGCGAGCTGCGAGCCTGGCTCTACACCGACCGCCCCGCACCGGGCACCTCCGTGGCCGACGCCTTCACCGACCTGGCCGGAGAGATCGAGGACCGCCACGGCGTGGCCGTCGACGTCGTCTGCGTCGGAGACCGCGCCCCCGACCGCGACACCGAGGTCATCGTCGCCGCCACCCGCGAGGCCCTGTCCAACGCCGTGCGCCACGGCGCCCCGCCGGTCTCCCTCTACGTCGAGGCCGGTGACCAGCGTCTCGAGGTGTTCGTACGCGACCGCGGCCCCGGATTCGATCTGGACTCCATCGCCGAGGACCGCCACGGCGTGCGCGAGTCCATCATCGCCCGCATGGAGCGCCACGGCGGCAGCGCCCGAGTACGCCGCATGGCCACGGGCACGGAGGTGGCCCTGTCGCTTCCCGCCTGA
- a CDS encoding response regulator, whose protein sequence is MADSPADIPSDNRPPAPATAPLRVLVVDDHALVRSGVRSELTAHAPDLDVVAEADDVEGAIAAVHALRPDVVLLDVHLPGGNGGGGAEVVVSCHDVPETRFLALSVSDASDDVVAVIRAGARGYVTKAISTEDLAQAVRRVAAGDAAFSPRLAGFVLDAFGAGAGEVAVADSELDRLSVREREVMRLIARGYTYKECASELFISVKTVETHVSAVLRKLQLSNRNELTRWAMARRIV, encoded by the coding sequence ATGGCTGATTCACCCGCCGACATCCCATCAGATAACCGCCCGCCCGCCCCGGCGACCGCGCCCCTGCGGGTCCTGGTCGTCGACGACCACGCCCTGGTCCGCTCCGGGGTGCGCTCCGAGCTGACCGCTCACGCCCCCGACCTGGACGTCGTCGCCGAGGCCGACGACGTCGAGGGCGCCATCGCAGCCGTCCACGCACTGCGGCCCGACGTCGTCCTGCTCGACGTCCACCTGCCCGGCGGCAATGGCGGGGGAGGGGCCGAGGTCGTCGTCTCCTGCCACGACGTCCCCGAGACGCGCTTCCTGGCTCTGAGCGTCTCCGACGCCAGCGACGACGTCGTCGCCGTCATCCGGGCCGGCGCTCGCGGCTACGTCACCAAGGCCATCTCGACGGAGGACCTGGCCCAGGCCGTGCGGCGCGTGGCCGCCGGCGACGCCGCCTTCTCCCCGCGCCTGGCAGGCTTCGTCCTGGACGCCTTCGGCGCCGGGGCGGGCGAGGTGGCCGTAGCCGATAGCGAGCTCGACCGCCTCTCGGTGCGTGAGCGGGAGGTCATGCGCCTCATCGCCCGCGGCTACACCTACAAGGAGTGCGCTTCCGAGCTGTTCATCTCGGTCAAGACCGTCGAGACCCATGTCTCCGCCGTCCTGCGCAAGCTCCAGCTGTCCAACCGCAACGAGCTCACCCGCTGGGCCATGGCCCGCCGCATCGTGTAG
- a CDS encoding L-threonylcarbamoyladenylate synthase translates to MPETARALMEAFWRQMPPPVLVADPADLTGVVAQVPETARALMEAFWPGPLTLILDADAALTWDLGETRGTIAVRMPDHELALGLLRRSGPLAVTSANPTGAPPATDAASARDAFPGRVRTIDAGFRTAQDTDGISAGDILLLDGGATPGPVPSTIVSLAGAHARAPRILRQGVLSPADLERAAGIDLSEQTADATGDGAEAGA, encoded by the coding sequence GTGCCGGAGACCGCCCGTGCCCTCATGGAGGCCTTCTGGCGCCAGATGCCCCCGCCGGTGCTCGTGGCCGACCCTGCCGACCTGACCGGCGTCGTCGCCCAGGTGCCGGAGACCGCCCGTGCCCTCATGGAGGCCTTCTGGCCGGGGCCGCTCACCCTCATCCTCGATGCCGATGCGGCCCTGACCTGGGACCTGGGGGAGACCCGCGGCACCATTGCCGTGCGCATGCCCGACCACGAGCTCGCCCTGGGCCTCCTGCGCCGCAGCGGCCCGCTGGCGGTGACCTCCGCCAACCCCACCGGCGCACCGCCCGCGACCGACGCCGCCTCCGCCCGGGACGCCTTCCCCGGACGGGTCCGGACCATCGATGCGGGTTTCAGGACCGCCCAGGACACCGACGGCATCTCGGCCGGAGACATCCTGCTGCTCGACGGCGGAGCCACCCCAGGGCCCGTCCCCTCCACCATCGTCTCGCTCGCCGGGGCGCACGCCCGCGCCCCCCGCATCCTGCGCCAGGGGGTCCTGTCGCCCGCGGACCTGGAGCGAGCGGCCGGCATCGACCTGTCCGAACAGACGGCAGACGCAACGGGAGACGGAGCGGAGGCGGGCGCGTGA
- a CDS encoding MraY family glycosyltransferase, whose protein sequence is MRVYLLVMAIATVTTYVAVPIIRHVALVGNALTPVRARDVHSTPIPRLGGVAMFFGLFSAVAVASQIPYLSDVIDSSAWAVVLGAGLVCLLGVVDDLWELDWMTKLAGQILAAGVMAWQGVQLLTFPVAGLTIGSSRLSLISTVIVVVAAINAVNFVDGLDGLAAGIIGIGSTAFFLYTYVLTRATSPGSYSSLAATIVAALIGVCLGFLPHNFNPATIFMGDSGAMQLGLVSAASTIIVTGQIDPGSFDGSRALPAFMPILLPLAVLLLPLTDMIMAIVRRARKGLSPTHPDRMHMHHRLLAAGHSHRRAVLVMYLWAAVASFPVAAMAFFPLPWVTVGAAIAILFAFVVTVDLMPGVRHGLRSALRRRQDRQEQRIVISRNVSGTGEVTRPAEGQAPLGTAVPAQSGPSEGTRQ, encoded by the coding sequence GTGAGGGTCTACCTGCTGGTCATGGCCATCGCCACCGTGACCACCTACGTGGCCGTGCCGATCATCCGGCACGTCGCCTTAGTGGGCAACGCGCTCACCCCCGTGCGGGCCCGCGACGTCCACTCCACCCCCATTCCGCGCCTGGGCGGGGTGGCCATGTTCTTCGGCCTGTTCTCCGCCGTCGCCGTGGCCTCCCAGATCCCCTACCTCTCCGACGTCATCGACTCCAGCGCCTGGGCCGTGGTCCTGGGGGCGGGGTTGGTGTGCCTGCTCGGTGTCGTCGACGACCTGTGGGAGCTGGACTGGATGACCAAGCTCGCCGGTCAGATCCTGGCCGCCGGCGTCATGGCCTGGCAGGGTGTCCAGCTCCTCACCTTCCCGGTGGCGGGGCTGACGATCGGCTCCTCGCGCCTGTCCCTCATCTCCACCGTCATCGTCGTGGTGGCCGCCATCAACGCCGTCAACTTCGTCGACGGGCTCGACGGGCTGGCGGCGGGCATCATCGGGATCGGCTCGACCGCCTTCTTCCTGTACACCTACGTCCTCACCCGCGCCACCAGCCCGGGCTCCTACAGCTCCCTGGCCGCCACGATCGTGGCCGCGCTCATCGGCGTGTGCCTGGGCTTCCTGCCCCATAATTTCAACCCGGCCACCATCTTCATGGGCGACTCCGGGGCGATGCAGCTGGGGCTGGTCTCGGCCGCCTCCACCATCATCGTCACCGGGCAGATCGACCCCGGCAGCTTCGACGGCTCGCGTGCCCTGCCGGCCTTCATGCCGATCCTCCTGCCGCTGGCCGTCCTCCTGCTGCCCCTGACCGACATGATCATGGCGATCGTGCGCCGCGCACGGAAGGGGCTCAGCCCCACCCACCCCGACCGCATGCACATGCACCACCGGCTCCTGGCGGCCGGGCACTCCCACCGCCGCGCCGTCCTGGTCATGTACCTGTGGGCCGCCGTCGCCTCCTTCCCCGTGGCCGCCATGGCCTTCTTCCCCCTGCCCTGGGTCACGGTGGGGGCAGCTATCGCGATCCTGTTCGCCTTCGTCGTCACCGTCGACCTCATGCCCGGGGTGCGCCACGGCCTGCGCTCGGCGCTGCGACGGCGCCAGGACCGCCAGGAGCAGCGGATCGTCATCTCCCGCAACGTCTCGGGAACCGGCGAGGTGACGCGCCCGGCCGAGGGGCAGGCGCCGCTCGGGACCGCCGTGCCGGCTCAGTCCGGACCGTCTGAAGGGACGCGCCAGTGA
- a CDS encoding pseudouridine synthase translates to MSEATRTNARTLHEASTRLRRILTVATVVLVVGEALWCLIGGSRGSVARPMWTLLAAAGSTTVLLAATWWFLDRMVRSGMGVLVAWIVCGYLAKVVVLAVVLLGGRPLGLDSRVIGVSLIAVILVGMLAEVTVLSQARILAVEPMTDDSTDAS, encoded by the coding sequence GTGAGTGAAGCGACGCGCACGAACGCCCGCACCCTGCACGAGGCCTCCACCCGCCTGCGCCGGATCCTCACCGTGGCCACCGTGGTCCTGGTGGTCGGAGAGGCCCTGTGGTGCCTCATCGGCGGCTCCCGCGGCTCCGTGGCCCGTCCGATGTGGACGCTGCTGGCCGCAGCGGGCTCGACGACGGTGCTGCTGGCAGCGACCTGGTGGTTCTTGGACCGCATGGTCCGCTCCGGCATGGGGGTCCTCGTGGCCTGGATAGTCTGTGGATACCTTGCGAAGGTGGTGGTCTTGGCCGTGGTCCTCCTGGGCGGACGGCCCCTGGGACTCGACAGCAGAGTGATTGGAGTCTCACTCATCGCTGTGATCCTGGTGGGGATGCTCGCCGAGGTGACCGTCCTGTCACAGGCACGAATCCTTGCGGTGGAGCCGATGACGGACGACTCGACTGACGCCTCCTGA
- the atpB gene encoding F0F1 ATP synthase subunit A: MPRAADAEPFVKPLWYWVLLVLLVAVIALTAVPAFTQHPHSPGVGDFFPEAFFGQGTLLEFNRLTFVRVIMGLLLCLTVGVVASRIKIVPGRGQALLEIIADFVRSNVALMLLGNKNGRRFAPLLGTLFLGVLAMNLSGIIPGLNIAASSVVAVPMVFAALTYITFIGAGIKEQGAGHFLSSQLFPPGLPKVMYLLITPIEFLSNFVVRPVTLTLRLLCNMVSGHMLLAMTFFGTTSLLLHLQASSTISLLTGAAMIMVTLFEVFVAVLQAYIFTILSAVYIKLSIEAH; the protein is encoded by the coding sequence GTGCCGCGGGCGGCTGACGCCGAGCCGTTCGTCAAACCGCTGTGGTACTGGGTGCTCCTGGTCCTCCTGGTCGCCGTCATCGCGCTGACCGCTGTACCCGCCTTCACTCAGCACCCTCACTCGCCCGGTGTCGGGGACTTCTTTCCCGAGGCGTTCTTCGGCCAGGGCACGCTCCTGGAGTTCAATCGGCTCACCTTTGTGCGCGTCATCATGGGGCTGCTGCTGTGCCTGACGGTGGGAGTGGTCGCCAGTCGGATCAAGATCGTTCCCGGGCGAGGCCAGGCGCTGCTGGAGATCATCGCCGACTTCGTGCGCAGCAACGTCGCCCTCATGCTCCTGGGCAACAAGAACGGCCGCCGCTTCGCCCCTCTGCTGGGCACCCTCTTCCTGGGCGTGCTCGCCATGAACCTCTCGGGCATCATTCCGGGCCTCAACATCGCCGCCTCCTCCGTGGTGGCCGTCCCCATGGTGTTCGCGGCCCTGACCTACATCACCTTCATCGGCGCCGGGATCAAGGAGCAGGGAGCCGGGCACTTCCTCTCCTCCCAGCTCTTCCCGCCCGGCCTGCCCAAGGTGATGTACCTGCTCATCACCCCCATCGAGTTCCTCTCGAACTTCGTCGTGCGGCCGGTGACGCTCACCCTGCGTCTGCTGTGCAACATGGTCTCCGGGCACATGCTGCTCGCCATGACCTTCTTCGGCACCACCAGCCTGCTCCTGCACCTCCAGGCCTCCTCGACGATCAGCCTCCTGACCGGCGCGGCCATGATCATGGTGACCCTGTTCGAGGTCTTCGTCGCGGTCCTGCAGGCCTACATCTTCACTATCCTCAGCGCCGTCTACATCAAGCTCTCCATCGAGGCTCACTAG
- the atpE gene encoding ATP synthase F0 subunit C — protein sequence MSLTALAYVGYGLATLGPGVGIGLLVGKTQEATARQPEVAGRLFTNMIIGAGMVEALALIGFVMPLVVK from the coding sequence ATGTCCCTCACCGCGCTCGCATACGTCGGCTACGGCCTTGCCACGCTCGGCCCGGGCGTCGGCATCGGCCTGCTGGTCGGCAAGACCCAGGAGGCCACCGCCCGTCAGCCCGAGGTGGCCGGACGCCTGTTCACCAACATGATCATCGGCGCGGGCATGGTCGAGGCCCTGGCCCTCATCGGCTTCGTCATGCCGCTCGTCGTCAAGTGA
- a CDS encoding F0F1 ATP synthase subunit B, protein MIPLAAEGGQGGGTAFILPPLYEIFWAAVVLLLILLVVGRFALPRLYAVLDERARRIQEGLDLADKAEQDQSDAEKRAARLVDEARREAARIRDNAQSEAKEIISQARAEAQTEAAGILEGAQRQILADKQAAQISLRTDVGMLASTLAERIVGEQLKDTALSERVIDRFLDELEAMPPVEGVDTPVTTGSASEPTPEEKP, encoded by the coding sequence ATGATTCCGCTGGCTGCCGAGGGCGGGCAGGGAGGAGGCACAGCCTTCATCCTGCCCCCGCTCTATGAGATCTTCTGGGCGGCGGTCGTCCTCCTGCTCATCCTCCTGGTGGTGGGCCGCTTCGCTCTGCCCCGGCTCTACGCCGTCCTGGACGAGCGCGCCCGGCGCATCCAGGAGGGCCTCGACCTGGCCGACAAGGCCGAGCAGGACCAGTCCGACGCCGAGAAGCGCGCCGCCCGGCTCGTGGATGAGGCTCGCCGTGAGGCCGCCCGCATCCGCGACAACGCACAGAGCGAGGCCAAGGAGATCATCTCCCAGGCCCGTGCCGAAGCCCAGACAGAGGCCGCCGGCATCCTGGAGGGTGCTCAGCGCCAGATCCTGGCCGATAAGCAGGCCGCGCAGATCTCGCTTCGCACCGATGTCGGCATGCTCGCCTCCACCTTGGCCGAGCGCATCGTCGGCGAGCAGCTCAAGGACACCGCCCTGTCCGAGCGCGTCATCGACCGATTCCTCGACGAGCTCGAGGCCATGCCCCCGGTCGAGGGTGTTGACACACCGGTGACCACCGGTTCCGCCTCCGAGCCCACCCCGGAGGAGAAGCCGTGA